The segment CCTGATCACCGACCGGCGCGGCGAACAGCTCTACCTCTCGCTGCGCGAGAACAAGCCCTCCGAGAGCCTGCCCTGGTCCGCCGTCGCCAACGAACTCCGGCACCGCGGAACCGAGTTGGACACCCTGGTGATCGGCGACCTGAGCGCCGACCAGGTGGTCTGGCCCGGGCTCGCCGCCACCGCCGGACAGCAACTCTCCGACGGCGTACCGCTCTGGGCGATCGTCAACCACGACCCCGACCAACTCGGCACCTTCACCCGGGCGTTGATCGAGACCCTGCACCGCGGCCGCCCCGGCGCCGAGCAGTTCCTCACCCCCGAACTCGTCCGCCAGCAGGTCCATTCGGTGCTGCGCCCCGACACCGTCGCGATCGCCGCCCACCCCGCCGACCGGCCCTACTTCCGCAACACCGCCCGGCAGATCGGCACCGGCGAACCGGCGGCCCTGGCCGCCCCCCTGGCCGCCGCCCCGGCGCGCGCCGAGAACGGCCCGCCGCCGGCCGCCGCCGCGCCCGAGCCCACCCGGCCCCGGCTCGCCCCCGGCTGGACGCCGCGCGGCCTGGTCTCGCTGCGCAAGGCCGGCGTCCCGGCCACCCCGCCGCGCCGGAAGATGATCGTCTCGCTGGTCAAGGGCGAGCCGATGGTCCCCGCGGACGCGCTCGCCGCCACCGGCACCATCCCGCTGGTCCAGCCCGGCTCGTCCGCCGCCCCCGCCGTCTCCGGCGCCGCCGCTGCCGCCGTGCGGGTGCCGTTGGAGAAGCCGGGGACGGACGCCCCGCCGCCCCGGGTCGAGCTCGGCAAGGGCGGGAGCGCGGTGGCCGATCCGCTCGCCGCGACCGTCCCGCTCGACAAGCCGACCGCTCCCGCTGCTCCCGCCGCCGTTGCCGCGTCGCTGCTCGAACGCGCCCCCGAGCCGGAGCCGGCCCCCCGGCACGACCCGCTCGCCGCCACCGCCCCGCTGCCTGGCCCGGACGCCGTCGCGGCGACCGTCCCGCTCGGCAAGCCCGCCGCCGTACGGCTCGGCAAGCCCGGCAGCGTCCCGCTCGGCAAGCCGGCGGCGCAGGCCCCGGCGGCGGAGGCCGCGCCCGCCGCGCCCGCCGGGTCGGCGGTCGACCAGGTGCCGCCGCAGGAGTACCTGGAGGCGATCGGGGAGATCGTCCGCAGCGCCGAGGCGGGCGACCACGGCACCGCGTCGGCGCTCGCCCTCGCGCTCGAAGAGAAGGCCGTCGGCGCGTACGGGGAGCAGGCGACCGTCGTGCTACAGGTCCGCCAGGTCCGCGCGCACGTCAGCCGGGTCGGCGGGCGTCCCGCCGTCGCCGCCGAGCTCTACCGCGAGGTCGCCGCGGCGCTGCTGCGCACCGACGGTCCCGAGCACCCCGAGACCCAGCGCGCCGTCACCAACGCCGAAGCCTGCTGGCGCGCCGTCAAGGACACCGCGGAGGCGATCCGGATCGCCCCCGACATCATCGAGCTGCGCGCCCACCTGCCCGGCCCCGACAACCGCAAACTCCGGGCCGCCGAACGCTACTTGCGCCAGCTCGCGGAGGCCCGGGCGTAACCCGGGGCGCGCGCCCGGCCGGGCGGCGGGGCCGGCGTTCGGCGGGGTGTGCGCTCGCGGGAGGTTCCCCTCTGCGGTGTCGGCCGTTCCCGGGGCTGCCCGGGGGCGTGCTCCGGGTGCGTGCTCCGGGTGTGTTCAGGGGGTGAGCAGCCGCCAGGCCCCCTCGGAGACGACCTCGACGGTGCCGTCGACGACCCTGAGGGCCGTCTCGTCGTCGATCGCGTAGCCCGGGCAGGGGAGCCGGGCGGCCCAGGCGATCGCGTCGGCCGTGCTGTTCTCCGGGCAGTCCGGGTGGTCGAGGTGCGGGAAGACCGCGAAGTCGACCACGCCCAGGGCCGTGTCGCCGCCCGTCGGCGGCGTCCAGTCGACGAACTCCTCGCCGACCCAGGGAGCCATCACCATGCTGCCCGCGCTGACGCCGACGACGACCGCTTCCAGCGAGGGCAGCAGCTCCGCCAGCCCGGACTCGCGCATCCAGTGAGCGAGGTAGAGCGAGTCGCCGCCGCTCAGCAGCAGGGCGTCGGCCTCCTCGACCCAGGGGAGCCAGCGTTCGCGCCCGACGCTGGGCAGTGCGGTGAGCTCCAGCACGCCCAGGGACTTCCAGCCCAACTCGGCCAGCGGCGTCCTGCTCCGCCCGGAGGCCACCCGCCACGCCGCGGCCGGCCCGCCCATCGGGTGCACCGCGGTGGGGACGACGAGCGCGTTCGCCTCGGAGAGCGGCCTGCCGAGGAGGTCGACCAGCGCGCCGCGGATGCTCTCGTTGGTGACGCCCGCGGAGGTGAGGAGGAGCTTCATGGTGCCCTTTCGCGAAGGCTGCGAAGGCTGCGAAGGCCGTGAAGACCGTGGAAGCCGTGGAAGCTGCGTCGGCCGCGACGGCCTGGCGGCCCGGTGGGAATGCCGGACCGCCACGCTAGCTCCCCGCACCGACAGCGCGGCGGGGCCGTCAGGTTGCCTAGCGCGCGCCGCCGTTGACGTACAGCGTCTGGCCGCTGACGTACGAGGCCTCCTCGCTGGCCAGGAAGGCGACCACGGCGGCGACCTCCTCGGGGCGGCCGACGCGGCGCAGCGGGGTGCGGGCGGCGACCTCGGCCTGGTGGTCCTCGGGGGTGGCGCCGACGCGTTCGGCGGTCGCGGCGGTCATCGAGGTGGCGATGTAGCCGGGCGCGACGGCGTTCACGTTGACGTTGTAGGGGCCGAGTTCGATGGCCAGGGTGGCGGTGAGGCCCTGGATGCCGGCCTTGGCCGCCGCGTAGTTGGCCTGGCCGCGGTTGCCGAGCGCGGAGCGCGAGCTGAGCGAGACGATCTTGCCGTACTTCTGGGCGACGAAGTACCGCTGGGCGACGTGCGCGCAGTTGTAGGCGCTGGTCAGATTGACCGCGAGGACGGTGTCCCAGTCCTGCTTGGGCATCTTGAAGAACAGGTTGTCGCGGGTGATCCCGGCGTTGTTGACCAGGATGTGCACCCCGCCCAACTCCTCGGCCACGGCGGCGAACACGGCCTCCACCGCGTCGTAGTCCGCCACGTCGCAGCCGAACCCGCGCGCTCGGCCGCCGGCCGCCGTGATCTCCTTGACGGTGCCCTCGGCGCGCTCCGCCGTGAGGTCGACCACGGCGACCGCCGCGCCCTCCGCGGCCAGCAGCCGGGCCGTCGCCGCGCCGATGCCCTGCGCGGCCCCGGTCACCACCGCCACCTTGCCGTCGAACCTGCCCATCGTCGCACTCCTGTTCTGATGATCCGTCATGTCAATGGGTGGAGAAGGGAGTTCAGTCACGCTCGACCAGGACGGCGGAGCCCTGGCCGACGCCGACGCACATGGTGGCCAGGCCGCGGCGGGCGCCG is part of the Kitasatospora setae KM-6054 genome and harbors:
- a CDS encoding Type 1 glutamine amidotransferase-like domain-containing protein: MKLLLTSAGVTNESIRGALVDLLGRPLSEANALVVPTAVHPMGGPAAAWRVASGRSRTPLAELGWKSLGVLELTALPSVGRERWLPWVEEADALLLSGGDSLYLAHWMRESGLAELLPSLEAVVVGVSAGSMVMAPWVGEEFVDWTPPTGGDTALGVVDFAVFPHLDHPDCPENSTADAIAWAARLPCPGYAIDDETALRVVDGTVEVVSEGAWRLLTP
- the fabG gene encoding 3-oxoacyl-ACP reductase FabG, whose translation is MGRFDGKVAVVTGAAQGIGAATARLLAAEGAAVAVVDLTAERAEGTVKEITAAGGRARGFGCDVADYDAVEAVFAAVAEELGGVHILVNNAGITRDNLFFKMPKQDWDTVLAVNLTSAYNCAHVAQRYFVAQKYGKIVSLSSRSALGNRGQANYAAAKAGIQGLTATLAIELGPYNVNVNAVAPGYIATSMTAATAERVGATPEDHQAEVAARTPLRRVGRPEEVAAVVAFLASEEASYVSGQTLYVNGGAR